A region of Channa argus isolate prfri chromosome 8, Channa argus male v1.0, whole genome shotgun sequence DNA encodes the following proteins:
- the uts2d gene encoding urotensin 2 domain containing, which produces MDKVTVVNYCLGLLGLLLLQGMLNVDGRSIFNRGNHVFNPKEDTDAQNKILALLLHKSLVPVENDDTLGLELANKLAELDELRLLREDLELEKEITANLSQGKSIMQKRGEPCFWKYCV; this is translated from the exons ATGGACAAGGTTACAGTTGTGAACTACTGCTTAGGACTCCTGGGTTTGTTACTTCTGCAAGGAATGCTAAATGTGGATGGCAGGAGCATTTTTAACCGTG GAAACCATGTTTTTAATCCAAAAGAAGACACAGATGCACAGAACAAGATTCTTGCACTGTTACTACATAAAAGCTTAGTTCCTGTCGAAAACGATGATACTCTAG GTCTTGAGCTGGCCAATAAATTAGCTGAACTAGATGAG CTTCGGTTGCTGAGGGAGGACTTGGAGCTGGAGAAGGAGATCACAGCTAATTTGTCTCAAGGCAAATCTATAATGCAGAAGAGGGGTGAAC CTTGTTTCTGGAAGTACTGTGTGTGA